From the Gallaecimonas mangrovi genome, one window contains:
- a CDS encoding Dps family protein, producing MSNHNLIGLNQDGVTKLTGLLNKLLANYQILYMNTRGFHWNVRGDNFFELHAKFEETYNDLLTKVDEIAERILTLSERPLHSFSAYIERASINEERDITDGKQGIAHLLSSYQELIKEQREILSLAGEIEDEGTASLMSDYIKEQEKTIWMLGAYLNK from the coding sequence ATGAGCAATCACAATCTGATCGGTTTAAACCAGGATGGCGTTACCAAACTCACCGGTTTATTGAATAAGTTGCTGGCTAACTACCAGATCCTGTACATGAACACCCGAGGCTTCCACTGGAACGTCCGTGGCGACAATTTCTTCGAGTTACATGCAAAATTTGAAGAAACCTACAACGATCTGCTGACTAAGGTCGACGAGATAGCCGAGCGTATCCTGACGTTGAGCGAACGCCCACTGCATAGCTTCAGTGCCTACATTGAGCGCGCCAGCATCAATGAAGAGCGTGACATTACCGATGGCAAGCAAGGTATTGCCCACCTGCTGAGCTCTTACCAAGAGCTGATTAAAGAGCAACGCGAGATCCTGTCGCTGGCTGGCGAAATTGAAGACGAAGGTACTGCCTCCTTGATGAGCGATTACATCAAAGAGCAGGAAAAAACCATCTGGATGCTGGGCGCTTATCTGAACAAATAA
- a CDS encoding bifunctional GNAT family N-acetyltransferase/hotdog fold thioesterase, with amino-acid sequence MQLCAPLTSIDFDACYQLRWQVLRAPWQQPPGSERDELEADAWNLMVKDQDQVVATGRLHESAPGIGQIRYMAVAPGQQGKGLGGMILRGLLALADSLGLNKIELNAREAALPFYQRAGFELLGPSHLLYGQIPHFKMQIALAGEGAEKAARLTTLWHQTIPMAKFMGLRAQAFNSEQLICQAPFDNNSNLHGTLFAGSHYALATLTAWGSVWWQMQSLGVEGDIVLAHGDIHYPQPMTQAPLMMSLPNTKDSWHALAALKDGQRARVNVGSVLVDTSNGKIVSAFEGRFVVLPH; translated from the coding sequence ATGCAACTCTGTGCGCCTTTAACGTCAATCGATTTTGACGCCTGTTATCAACTGCGCTGGCAAGTGCTAAGGGCGCCATGGCAACAACCGCCCGGTTCAGAACGAGACGAGCTGGAGGCCGATGCCTGGAACCTGATGGTTAAAGACCAAGACCAGGTTGTCGCCACCGGCCGTTTGCATGAAAGCGCGCCAGGTATTGGCCAAATTCGCTATATGGCGGTTGCCCCAGGCCAGCAAGGCAAGGGCCTTGGCGGCATGATACTGCGCGGACTGCTGGCCTTGGCTGACAGTCTTGGCCTTAACAAAATTGAGCTTAATGCCAGGGAGGCGGCGCTGCCGTTTTACCAAAGGGCAGGCTTTGAATTACTGGGGCCTTCTCATCTACTGTATGGCCAAATTCCACATTTTAAGATGCAAATAGCGCTGGCCGGCGAAGGCGCCGAAAAGGCGGCGAGGCTAACCACGCTCTGGCATCAAACCATTCCCATGGCGAAGTTTATGGGCTTAAGGGCCCAAGCCTTTAACAGCGAGCAACTGATTTGCCAGGCACCTTTTGACAACAACAGTAACTTGCACGGTACGCTTTTTGCCGGCAGCCATTATGCCCTGGCTACACTAACGGCTTGGGGCAGCGTGTGGTGGCAGATGCAAAGCCTGGGTGTTGAAGGTGACATCGTGCTGGCCCATGGCGACATTCATTACCCTCAGCCGATGACGCAAGCGCCATTGATGATGAGTTTGCCAAATACCAAGGACAGCTGGCACGCCCTAGCGGCGTTAAAAGACGGGCAAAGAGCCCGGGTTAACGTTGGCTCGGTGTTGGTGGATACCAGTAACGGCAAAATTGTTTCCGCGTTTGAAGGGCGCTTTGTGGTGCTGCCGCATTGA
- the dtd gene encoding D-aminoacyl-tRNA deacylase, giving the protein MIALIQRVSKARVDIDGQTVGAIDQGLLVLLGVEKGDDDAKAQRLAHKVAKYRVFSDNEGKMNLNVSQVAGSLLVVSQFTLAADTQSGNRPSFSSAAPPAEGERLYQHFCQHCQSLGLPVATGRFGADMQVSLCNDGPVTFWLTA; this is encoded by the coding sequence GTGATTGCCCTGATTCAGCGCGTTTCGAAGGCTCGGGTTGATATTGACGGCCAGACGGTAGGCGCTATTGACCAAGGTTTGCTGGTGCTACTGGGTGTTGAAAAGGGTGATGATGACGCCAAGGCCCAGCGCTTGGCACACAAGGTGGCTAAATACCGCGTGTTTAGCGATAACGAGGGCAAAATGAACCTCAATGTCAGCCAAGTTGCGGGCAGTCTGCTGGTGGTGAGCCAATTCACCCTGGCAGCTGATACCCAAAGTGGCAACAGGCCCAGTTTTTCAAGCGCGGCGCCACCTGCCGAAGGCGAACGGCTTTATCAGCACTTTTGCCAGCACTGCCAAAGCCTTGGCCTCCCCGTTGCCACCGGGCGTTTTGGCGCTGATATGCAGGTGAGTCTTTGTAACGACGGGCCTGTCACCTTTTGGTTAACGGCCTGA
- the pip gene encoding prolyl aminopeptidase, which yields MRELLPEIQANWQQWLPVGDGHELYVEEVGNPDGIPVVVLHGGPGTGCNEDMRRFFDPERYRVILFDQRGAGRSRPHASLHENTTQKQFADIELIREKVGVKQWLVFGGSWGSTLALAYAQAHPEAALGLILRGIFLARQQDFAWMTAPGVGASQVYPDHYQDFLEPLDGNADDLLNRYYQLLTTDNELKRMQAAKAWTLWEGRMVNLIPPSRVDELYTDPSLALSVGRMECHYFINGCFIDEGQLLRDAHKIAHLPTVIVHGRYDMVCKLENATALAAQLPNAQLWIVPAAGHSAMEPGITDGLIRAMDWIWERLK from the coding sequence ATGCGGGAACTGCTGCCTGAGATCCAAGCCAACTGGCAACAATGGCTACCGGTTGGCGATGGCCACGAACTCTATGTTGAGGAAGTGGGAAATCCAGACGGTATACCGGTGGTTGTGTTGCACGGCGGGCCGGGCACCGGCTGCAATGAGGACATGCGCCGCTTTTTCGACCCAGAGCGCTACCGGGTAATTTTATTTGACCAGCGCGGTGCTGGCCGTTCCCGGCCCCACGCATCCCTTCATGAAAATACCACCCAAAAACAGTTTGCTGATATTGAGCTCATTCGTGAAAAAGTCGGCGTCAAACAGTGGTTGGTTTTTGGCGGTTCTTGGGGGTCAACCTTGGCGCTTGCTTATGCACAGGCGCACCCGGAAGCGGCACTTGGCCTTATCTTGCGCGGTATTTTTCTGGCCCGTCAGCAAGATTTTGCGTGGATGACGGCGCCGGGCGTTGGCGCATCGCAAGTTTATCCTGACCATTACCAAGACTTCCTAGAACCCCTGGATGGCAACGCTGACGATCTGTTAAATCGCTACTACCAGCTGCTGACAACCGACAACGAGCTTAAACGGATGCAAGCAGCCAAGGCCTGGACCCTGTGGGAAGGGCGGATGGTGAACCTCATTCCCCCCAGCCGGGTGGATGAGCTTTACACTGACCCTAGCCTGGCATTGTCAGTGGGGCGGATGGAATGCCATTACTTTATCAATGGCTGCTTTATCGACGAAGGCCAACTGCTGCGTGATGCCCACAAAATTGCCCATTTGCCGACGGTCATTGTCCATGGCCGTTATGACATGGTCTGTAAGTTGGAAAATGCCACCGCCCTTGCCGCACAGCTGCCTAATGCGCAGCTTTGGATAGTGCCAGCAGCGGGCCACAGCGCCATGGAGCCAGGCATTACCGACGGCCTTATTCGCGCCATGGACTGGATCTGGGAACGCCTTAAGTGA
- a CDS encoding SRPBCC family protein, with translation MGWLKKAITALVVCIVALLVIGLFLPRDSQFARSISIKAPPEQIYATLTDLRQFNSWSPWYAGATASYQVTGKAAEPGQQLKWQQNDKTGDQGSMTLLESDKPGYVAFRLQFAGHDQADISFRIRQTANGSDVTWGYFADMGNDISDRYLGLVMEHALGPDFDKGLKALKKKEEENKPDDNG, from the coding sequence ATGGGTTGGCTAAAAAAGGCGATTACAGCGCTGGTAGTCTGCATAGTGGCGTTGTTAGTGATTGGTCTTTTTCTGCCAAGAGATAGCCAGTTTGCGCGTTCTATCAGTATTAAAGCGCCGCCAGAACAAATCTATGCAACCTTAACCGACCTGCGGCAATTCAATAGCTGGTCGCCTTGGTATGCTGGCGCCACCGCCAGCTATCAGGTAACGGGCAAAGCGGCTGAGCCTGGGCAGCAGCTTAAATGGCAACAAAATGATAAGACCGGTGACCAAGGCTCTATGACCTTGCTTGAGTCCGATAAACCGGGTTATGTGGCTTTTCGGTTGCAATTTGCCGGCCACGACCAAGCTGACATCTCTTTTCGCATTCGCCAAACCGCCAATGGTAGTGACGTAACCTGGGGCTATTTTGCCGACATGGGTAATGATATTTCTGACCGCTACCTGGGGCTGGTGATGGAGCACGCATTAGGGCCTGATTTTGATAAAGGGCTAAAGGCGCTGAAGAAAAAGGAAGAAGAAAATAAGCCCGACGACAACGGCTAG
- a CDS encoding NAD(P)-binding domain-containing protein: MTQISTIVIGAGWLGAPLAKRLAAKGQKVLATRRSEARCNALVADGVPAQVLDLSADKLDFTPFYGFEQLVLAFPPGVRRGNGDAYLSMLKRLRDGLAGNGLQKVLLLSSTGALKEADATLDEKSAADANSPLAQAERALLDDGRYQSAVLRLAGLFGPERYPGRFLAGKTDLPRGGAPVNLVHQADALGLSLAILQRQRFGDIFHAVAPQSYSRAHFYVQAAKLAGLTPPRFSDQTGGKRVVGDWTAQTLNYQYQIPDPLAWCQGAASGVEC, from the coding sequence ATGACGCAAATTTCTACGATTGTTATCGGCGCTGGTTGGTTAGGGGCACCCTTGGCCAAGCGGCTAGCTGCCAAGGGGCAGAAGGTGCTCGCAACCCGCCGCAGTGAGGCCAGATGTAACGCCCTGGTTGCAGACGGCGTGCCGGCGCAGGTGCTGGATTTATCTGCCGACAAACTCGATTTCACTCCTTTTTATGGCTTTGAGCAGCTGGTGTTGGCCTTCCCGCCCGGGGTACGCCGGGGCAACGGTGATGCCTACCTGAGCATGCTCAAGAGGCTACGTGATGGCCTTGCAGGTAACGGGCTTCAAAAGGTTTTGCTGCTGTCATCAACCGGCGCGCTAAAAGAAGCCGACGCGACCTTGGATGAAAAGAGCGCTGCTGATGCTAACTCGCCACTGGCTCAGGCCGAGCGGGCCTTGCTGGATGATGGCCGTTATCAAAGCGCGGTATTGCGGCTGGCCGGTCTCTTTGGGCCAGAGCGTTATCCCGGCCGTTTTTTAGCGGGCAAAACTGACCTGCCGCGCGGCGGCGCCCCGGTTAATTTAGTGCACCAAGCCGATGCCTTGGGGTTAAGCCTGGCTATCTTGCAGCGCCAGCGCTTTGGTGACATTTTTCATGCCGTTGCCCCGCAAAGCTACAGCCGCGCCCATTTTTATGTGCAGGCGGCAAAACTGGCAGGGCTTACGCCGCCACGTTTTTCCGACCAAACGGGTGGCAAGCGAGTGGTGGGTGATTGGACCGCGCAAACCCTTAACTACCAATATCAAATTCCGGACCCTCTGGCGTGGTGCCAAGGCGCGGCGTCTGGGGTAGAATGCTGA
- a CDS encoding virulence factor BrkB family protein, with product MHLPQRNDLITHLKGFVNRVVEDRLTLHAGAMAYITLLSLVPLIAVLFSLFSAFPGFEQIKGELQSFIFNNFVPAASDVIADQVQGFAANASKMTTIGILFLVVTALMLIRSVDSTINRIFRLHRPRRWSVAFAIYWSVLTLGPLLMGVSLALTSYVVGMDVFQKGALSGLRTFLIGLAPFLASWAAFMVLYLLVPNKRVRVRHALGGAVLAAILFELSKRVFAVYVAHVPSYQLIYGALAAIPILFFWIYLCWLIVLLGAELTAYLTDLDQANEHQEEETDAGTAA from the coding sequence ATGCATCTGCCACAACGCAATGACCTGATAACGCATCTAAAAGGCTTTGTTAACCGGGTGGTGGAAGACCGCTTGACGCTGCACGCCGGTGCCATGGCCTACATTACGCTGCTGTCACTGGTACCGCTTATTGCGGTGTTATTCAGTCTGTTCTCGGCCTTCCCGGGGTTTGAACAGATTAAAGGGGAATTGCAGAGCTTTATCTTCAATAACTTTGTGCCGGCCGCCTCTGATGTGATTGCCGACCAGGTGCAGGGTTTTGCAGCCAATGCCTCGAAGATGACCACCATTGGTATTTTGTTTTTGGTGGTTACCGCGTTAATGCTGATCCGCTCCGTGGATAGCACCATTAACCGTATTTTTCGCCTGCATCGGCCAAGGCGCTGGTCAGTAGCATTTGCCATTTATTGGTCGGTATTAACCCTGGGGCCCTTGTTAATGGGGGTTTCCCTGGCGCTGACCTCCTATGTGGTGGGTATGGATGTTTTCCAAAAAGGTGCCTTGTCGGGGCTGCGTACTTTTCTTATTGGCTTGGCGCCTTTTCTGGCATCCTGGGCCGCCTTTATGGTGCTGTACTTACTGGTACCCAATAAGCGGGTGCGGGTTCGCCATGCCTTAGGTGGAGCCGTGCTTGCCGCAATATTGTTTGAACTTTCGAAAAGGGTGTTTGCCGTTTATGTGGCGCATGTACCGTCATATCAGCTGATTTACGGCGCTTTGGCGGCAATACCCATTTTATTTTTCTGGATTTATCTGTGCTGGTTGATTGTGTTGCTAGGGGCAGAACTGACTGCTTATCTGACCGATCTGGACCAAGCCAACGAACACCAAGAGGAAGAAACCGATGCGGGAACTGCTGCCTGA
- a CDS encoding DUF2799 domain-containing protein has protein sequence MEAKTLFLFIAALLLSGCALTKQDCAKLDWHQQGLEDGFKGMVARSGYWQSQCQVHGYPVNQSAYSKGWAEGNRQYCTPQQGYRNGTMGNAYQGVCPDKTQDSFLKSYNQGLKVFQRNQYRESLYNRQSAIQSQIIKIDSRLDHNKKLSPDEKDHLRWQRQQLVLESHHIDTILLRMM, from the coding sequence ATGGAAGCGAAAACACTCTTTTTATTCATCGCCGCACTGCTGCTAAGCGGCTGCGCCTTAACCAAACAAGATTGCGCCAAGCTCGATTGGCATCAGCAAGGCTTGGAAGACGGCTTTAAAGGCATGGTGGCACGCAGCGGCTATTGGCAGAGCCAATGCCAGGTGCATGGTTACCCGGTAAACCAAAGTGCTTACTCCAAGGGCTGGGCCGAGGGTAACCGTCAGTACTGCACACCGCAGCAAGGCTACCGTAATGGCACCATGGGCAATGCTTACCAAGGGGTTTGCCCTGACAAAACCCAAGACAGCTTCCTAAAGAGTTATAACCAGGGGCTAAAGGTTTTTCAGCGTAATCAATATCGCGAGTCCTTGTATAACCGCCAAAGTGCCATTCAGTCGCAAATTATCAAAATCGACAGCCGCTTGGACCACAACAAAAAGCTGTCACCCGATGAAAAGGACCATTTGCGCTGGCAGCGTCAGCAACTGGTTTTGGAGTCGCACCATATCGATACTATCTTGCTGCGGATGATGTAA
- a CDS encoding DUF2959 domain-containing protein, whose product MRALILALLVGFFMTGCQSAYYAAMEKVGIHKRDILADRVQEAGDAQQQAQQQFKDALSHFRAVVHLDDSELEARYDELSAQYDASKAAADNVSRRIDAVQDVAEALFDEWQGELDQYSSAKLRAASAKTLADTKARYKKLLAAMRKAEAKMPPVLAKFHDQVLFLKHNLNAQAIGALKGELGNIEKQVNGLVEEMQKSIDESQRFIQQLNNNG is encoded by the coding sequence ATGCGTGCACTTATTCTGGCGCTGTTGGTGGGCTTTTTTATGACAGGCTGCCAAAGCGCTTACTATGCAGCCATGGAAAAAGTGGGCATTCACAAACGCGATATTCTCGCCGACCGGGTGCAAGAAGCTGGCGACGCGCAGCAACAGGCCCAGCAGCAATTCAAAGATGCTCTTAGCCACTTCAGGGCGGTGGTGCATCTTGATGACAGTGAACTGGAAGCGCGTTATGACGAGCTTTCAGCCCAATATGATGCCTCTAAAGCCGCGGCCGACAACGTTTCTCGGCGCATCGACGCGGTACAGGACGTAGCCGAAGCCCTGTTTGATGAGTGGCAAGGAGAGTTGGACCAGTACAGCTCCGCTAAACTGCGCGCAGCCTCAGCCAAGACCCTTGCCGACACCAAAGCACGCTACAAGAAGTTGCTGGCCGCCATGCGCAAGGCCGAAGCGAAAATGCCGCCGGTACTGGCCAAGTTTCACGATCAGGTGTTGTTCTTAAAACACAACCTCAATGCCCAGGCCATTGGTGCCCTCAAAGGCGAACTTGGCAATATCGAAAAGCAAGTGAATGGGCTGGTGGAGGAAATGCAAAAATCCATTGATGAATCCCAGCGTTTTATTCAGCAACTCAATAACAATGGCTGA
- the argS gene encoding arginine--tRNA ligase: MNIQALLNDKVGAAIAAAGAPVGTPAAVRQSARPEFGDYQANGVIGAAKRMKQDPRQFAQQVVDNLDLGAMADKLEIAGPGFINIFLKPQWLAEQAENALFDADLAVAKPASQTVVVDYSSPNLAKEMHVGHLRSTIIGDAVVRTLEFLGHKVVRQNHVGDWGTQFGMLLAYLEKQKAEGKSQAEMGLSDLEVFYRAAKGCFDEDESFANRARELVVQLQGGDEQCLKMWREFNDISLNHCHAVYKKLNVSLTRADVMGESAYNDDLAQVVADLDAKGLLTEDQGAKCVFLDEFKNKDGSILPIIIQKAGGGYLYATTDLAAMRYRNNVLKADRALYFVDQRQALHFKQVFTLAHKADFVRDEFSLEHMGFGTMNGEDGRPFKTRSGGTVKLIDLLVEAEEKAYQLVKERDSDFSEQELKEIAHAVGIGAVKYADLSKHRSSDYIFSFDAMLSFEGNTAPYMLYAYTRVASIFRKAGIEPQSLSAPLQLAAPQEKALAQKLLQFEETIGSVVREGAPHYLCLYLFELAGLFSSFYEACPILSSEDEALKGSRLKLAHLTARTLKQGLSLLGIKTLERM; the protein is encoded by the coding sequence GTGAACATTCAAGCGCTGCTTAATGACAAGGTTGGGGCTGCTATTGCGGCTGCGGGTGCGCCAGTTGGGACCCCTGCGGCGGTGCGTCAGTCTGCCAGACCAGAATTTGGTGACTATCAGGCCAATGGTGTCATCGGCGCAGCCAAGCGAATGAAGCAAGACCCCCGCCAATTCGCACAACAGGTCGTGGATAACCTGGATCTGGGTGCAATGGCCGACAAGCTGGAAATTGCGGGCCCGGGCTTTATCAATATTTTCTTAAAACCGCAGTGGTTAGCCGAGCAGGCCGAAAACGCCCTGTTTGATGCCGATCTCGCGGTTGCCAAACCTGCTAGCCAAACCGTGGTGGTGGATTATTCCAGCCCCAACCTTGCCAAAGAAATGCACGTTGGCCACCTGCGTTCCACCATCATTGGTGACGCCGTAGTGCGCACCCTGGAATTTTTAGGCCATAAGGTGGTTCGTCAAAACCACGTAGGCGACTGGGGCACCCAGTTTGGCATGCTGCTGGCGTATTTAGAGAAGCAAAAGGCTGAAGGTAAGAGCCAGGCTGAAATGGGCCTGTCTGACCTGGAAGTCTTTTACCGCGCCGCCAAGGGCTGCTTTGATGAAGACGAAAGCTTTGCTAACCGTGCCCGGGAGTTGGTGGTGCAGCTGCAAGGTGGCGACGAGCAGTGTCTGAAAATGTGGCGTGAATTTAACGATATTTCGTTAAACCACTGCCACGCGGTCTACAAAAAGCTCAATGTTTCGCTAACCCGCGCCGACGTGATGGGCGAGTCCGCCTACAACGATGACTTGGCACAAGTGGTGGCCGACCTAGACGCCAAAGGGCTGCTGACCGAAGACCAAGGCGCCAAGTGCGTATTCCTGGACGAATTCAAAAATAAAGATGGCTCCATTCTGCCGATCATTATTCAAAAGGCGGGCGGCGGTTACCTGTATGCCACCACCGACTTGGCGGCAATGCGCTACCGTAACAACGTTTTAAAAGCCGACCGCGCTTTGTACTTTGTTGACCAGCGCCAAGCCCTGCACTTTAAACAGGTCTTTACCCTGGCTCACAAGGCCGACTTTGTGCGTGACGAATTTAGCCTTGAACACATGGGTTTTGGCACCATGAATGGCGAAGACGGCAGGCCCTTTAAAACCCGTAGCGGTGGCACCGTTAAGCTGATTGACTTACTGGTGGAAGCCGAAGAAAAGGCCTACCAATTGGTTAAAGAGCGTGACAGCGACTTTAGCGAACAAGAGCTTAAAGAGATTGCCCATGCGGTGGGTATTGGCGCGGTGAAATACGCCGACCTTTCTAAGCACCGTAGCTCTGATTACATCTTTAGCTTTGACGCCATGCTGAGCTTTGAAGGCAACACCGCCCCCTACATGCTCTACGCCTATACCCGGGTGGCCTCCATCTTCCGTAAGGCCGGTATCGAGCCACAAAGCCTTAGCGCGCCTTTACAGCTGGCCGCGCCGCAAGAAAAAGCGTTGGCGCAGAAGCTACTGCAATTTGAAGAAACCATTGGCTCGGTGGTCCGTGAAGGGGCGCCGCACTACCTGTGTTTGTATCTTTTTGAATTGGCTGGGCTATTCTCTAGCTTCTACGAAGCCTGCCCCATTCTTAGCAGTGAAGATGAAGCCTTGAAAGGCTCACGCCTGAAGCTGGCACACTTAACCGCCCGCACCCTTAAACAAGGCTTGAGTCTGCTGGGTATTAAAACCCTGGAAAGGATGTAA
- a CDS encoding permease — protein MLLFLSLLALVAGPVLYRYLSQRQEWLVLLDNFIFVVIGGLLLFHVMPEALHAGGWPVLLMLLAGAVGPGKIEDLFHGAAKTTHNVTLLVGVFGLSLHAITDGAALVDANHTTAGALLAVGVVLHRLPVGLTLWWLLRPQFGRIAAAAVLGLVVVGTLVGYFVGFRWLPDVNAQQLGWLQGLVAGTLLHVVLHRPFARHHTASHWMAGLGGLVGALVLVVITVPSLFQSQLHAHDHGADAGTALLRFWHLLLTMAPWLLAAYAIAMLLNWLRPLRAKDQSSKPGLLRGMAWGLLLPVCLPDATRVYPKLLQHGAQPRMALAFLLAAPIFGIDALLVSFALLGPELTLWRFAAVLLLSLACAALLVRLLPQVPGRSCYQHDAEAPLRSAFQMGYGHLIDHTAPWVITGLVVASTLAPHPLWTALAAHPVWQLVLVLVLALPLHLCATGLTPVVAVLLAFGLDWGAALAALLVGPALNLGLLRYLAQQHSQRFAISYGVVVMVIAAALALWVSQGLGVSAHNLPTLSQAQLNSPWRMLCALVLIVIFSVALIRRGARGFVAELWPKGLEIKPHHHH, from the coding sequence ATGTTGCTGTTTTTGAGCCTGCTGGCCCTGGTCGCGGGGCCTGTGCTTTATCGTTATTTGTCTCAACGGCAAGAATGGCTGGTGCTGCTCGACAATTTCATTTTTGTGGTGATCGGCGGTTTATTGCTGTTCCACGTGATGCCAGAGGCCCTGCACGCCGGTGGTTGGCCGGTGTTGTTGATGTTGCTGGCAGGCGCTGTTGGCCCCGGCAAGATAGAAGACCTCTTTCATGGCGCCGCCAAAACCACCCATAACGTTACCTTGTTGGTCGGGGTTTTTGGCCTCAGTTTGCACGCCATTACCGACGGCGCGGCACTGGTTGATGCCAATCACACCACCGCTGGCGCCTTGCTGGCGGTCGGAGTGGTGCTGCACCGTCTGCCGGTAGGGTTAACCTTGTGGTGGCTACTGCGGCCGCAATTTGGCCGCATAGCCGCAGCCGCAGTACTTGGGCTGGTGGTAGTGGGTACCTTGGTTGGCTATTTCGTCGGTTTTCGTTGGCTGCCGGATGTTAATGCCCAGCAGCTGGGCTGGTTACAAGGCTTGGTCGCCGGGACCTTGCTGCACGTGGTGCTGCACCGGCCCTTTGCGCGCCACCATACCGCCAGCCACTGGATGGCAGGCTTAGGGGGCCTTGTTGGCGCGCTGGTATTGGTGGTGATCACGGTGCCGTCGCTGTTTCAAAGCCAGCTACACGCACATGACCACGGTGCTGACGCCGGTACTGCCCTGTTGCGTTTTTGGCATTTGCTGCTGACCATGGCGCCCTGGTTATTAGCCGCCTACGCCATTGCCATGCTGCTTAACTGGTTGCGGCCACTACGTGCCAAAGACCAGTCATCCAAGCCGGGATTACTAAGGGGTATGGCATGGGGGCTGCTGCTGCCGGTGTGTCTGCCCGATGCCACCAGGGTTTACCCCAAATTGCTACAACATGGTGCCCAGCCACGAATGGCTTTAGCGTTCTTGCTGGCTGCCCCTATTTTCGGCATTGATGCCTTGTTGGTGAGCTTTGCCTTACTGGGCCCTGAACTCACCCTTTGGCGTTTTGCTGCCGTATTGTTGCTGTCGCTGGCCTGCGCGGCGCTGCTGGTCCGGCTATTGCCGCAAGTGCCTGGCCGCAGCTGTTATCAGCATGACGCTGAAGCGCCGCTGCGCTCAGCCTTTCAAATGGGTTATGGCCATCTAATTGACCACACTGCGCCTTGGGTTATTACCGGTTTGGTGGTGGCCTCAACCTTGGCGCCGCATCCGCTGTGGACTGCCCTCGCCGCTCATCCGGTTTGGCAATTGGTGTTGGTGCTGGTGCTGGCATTACCGCTGCATCTTTGCGCTACCGGCCTTACCCCGGTAGTGGCGGTGCTGCTGGCTTTTGGCCTGGATTGGGGGGCCGCGTTGGCGGCGCTATTGGTGGGCCCTGCCCTTAACCTTGGCCTGTTGCGTTATTTAGCCCAGCAACACTCACAGCGTTTTGCTATTAGCTATGGCGTGGTGGTGATGGTGATTGCTGCCGCCCTGGCGCTTTGGGTAAGCCAAGGGCTGGGGGTGAGCGCCCATAATTTGCCGACGCTGAGCCAAGCGCAATTGAACAGCCCTTGGCGCATGTTGTGTGCCTTGGTGCTGATTGTTATTTTCTCGGTGGCATTAATTCGCCGTGGCGCGCGTGGATTTGTGGCAGAGTTATGGCCTAAAGGGTTGGAGATTAAACCGCACCATCATCATTGA